One stretch of Microcebus murinus isolate Inina chromosome 12, M.murinus_Inina_mat1.0, whole genome shotgun sequence DNA includes these proteins:
- the SLC31A2 gene encoding protein SLC31A2 isoform X1 encodes MAMHFIFSDKVVLLFDFWSVHSPAGIALSVLVVLLLAVLYEGIKVGKAKLLHQVLVSLPTSISQQVIAETDWDSAGSDPPPVSRTHCRWYLCHFGQSLIHVIQVVIGYFIMLAVMSYNTWIFLGVVLGSAMGYYLAYPLLRMV; translated from the exons ATGGCG ATGCATTTCATCTTCTCAGACAAGGTGGTGCTGCTGTTTGATTTCTGGAGTGTCCACAGTCCTGCAG GCATAGCCCTTTCGGTGTTGGTGGTCCTGCTCCTCGCTGTGTTGTACGAAGGCATCAAGGTTGGCAAAGCCAAGCTGCTCCACCAGGTGCTGGTGAGCCTGCCCACCTCCATCAGCCAGCAGGTCATCGCAGAGACAGACTGGGATTCTGCAGGCTCAGATCCTCCCCCCGTCAGCAGAACCCACTGCAG GTGGTATTTGTGTCACTTTGGCCAGTCTCTAATCCATGTCATCCAAGTGGTCATTGGCTACTTCATAATGCTGGCTGTAATGTCCTACAACACCTGGATTTTCCTCGGTGTGGTCCTGGGCTCTGCTATGGGCTACTACCTAGCGTACCCGCTTCTCCGCATGGTTTAG
- the SLC31A2 gene encoding protein SLC31A2 isoform X2: MHFIFSDKVVLLFDFWSVHSPAGIALSVLVVLLLAVLYEGIKVGKAKLLHQVLVSLPTSISQQVIAETDWDSAGSDPPPVSRTHCRWYLCHFGQSLIHVIQVVIGYFIMLAVMSYNTWIFLGVVLGSAMGYYLAYPLLRMV; this comes from the exons ATGCATTTCATCTTCTCAGACAAGGTGGTGCTGCTGTTTGATTTCTGGAGTGTCCACAGTCCTGCAG GCATAGCCCTTTCGGTGTTGGTGGTCCTGCTCCTCGCTGTGTTGTACGAAGGCATCAAGGTTGGCAAAGCCAAGCTGCTCCACCAGGTGCTGGTGAGCCTGCCCACCTCCATCAGCCAGCAGGTCATCGCAGAGACAGACTGGGATTCTGCAGGCTCAGATCCTCCCCCCGTCAGCAGAACCCACTGCAG GTGGTATTTGTGTCACTTTGGCCAGTCTCTAATCCATGTCATCCAAGTGGTCATTGGCTACTTCATAATGCTGGCTGTAATGTCCTACAACACCTGGATTTTCCTCGGTGTGGTCCTGGGCTCTGCTATGGGCTACTACCTAGCGTACCCGCTTCTCCGCATGGTTTAG